CAGTTCCGCCTCATTGCTCAGTTTCTCAACCAGCCCACGCGACATGAACGTCTTGCCACCCGGAAGTGCAAACGCATTGATCACCGGGCTGTCGAGCAGCGTGAACTCCCAGGGCAGCGTCGCCCAATCCCCTTCAGTGTGCGCGACCATGCTCATGCACACCTCAGCCAGATACGCCTGCACCGCCTCGTTCTTCACTCTCCCGCCATATTCCTCCGACAACTGCGCCTGGGCCTGCTCTCCAATCTCGATTTCCTGCGCCCGGCTCAGCAACGCAAACTGCGATCGCCCCAACGTCGGATTGTCCGAACACCCCGCCAGCATCAATCCTGTCGATCCAACCACAAACACCACCAAGTACTTCATCACGCTCTTCATCTGACGACTCCTTCGCACCCTGCGACAGTGTTCTACCATCGCTGGTGAACTCCGCATCCAAAACTACCAATCAGGACACCGTCTGGACCGACGCCACCCTGACCGATCCTCACCACGACGCCGACAAGCCCGCAAAGGTCCGGGCAATGTTCTCCGCCATCGCAAGATCCTATGACCTCAACAACCGGGTGCATTCCCTCGGCCAGGACCAACGCTGGCGAAAACTCGCCGTCCGTGCCGCCGCCGTTCAATCAGGAGACGTCGTCGCAGACGTCGCCTGTGGCACCGGTGACCTCACTCACGCATTCGCCCGCACACCGGCATCCTCTATCCTCGGCCTCGACTTCACCCGCGCCATGCTCGATCTCGCAGAGCACAAACGCACCACCCGCTCCATCCCAGACCCCGACCGCATCAGATATCTCGAAGCGGACGCACAAAACCTCCCACTCGAATCGGGGTCGGTCGATGTCGTCTCGATCGCCTTCGGCATCCGCAACGTCCAGAATCCCGATCAGGCTCTGGCCGAGTTCGCCCGAGTCCTCCGCCCCGGCGGGCGACTCGTTATCCTCGAATTCGATCGCCCGGCGATCGCCCCGGTCCGGTGGTTCAACGCTTTCTACTGTGGCTGGGTCATGCCTCGTACCGCAACCCTCATCAGCCGCGACCGCTCGGGGGCTTATCGCTACTTGCCAAGGTCCGTCGAATCATTCATGTCGCGAACAGATCTTGAATCAGCCATGAATCGCCACGGATTCTCACAGATTTCCTCCCGCCCCCTCAGCCTTGGCATCTGCACCCTCTATCGCGCCGTCCGATCAGGTCCGCAAACCTGACCTTCAAGGCCGACTTTGCGCGTTTCAATCCACACGCCACAACACACACCCGATTGTGCGAGATTTTTCTCTGTGCCTCCGATACTCCATCGCACGGGTGGCACGGAAGCCGACCCGGCCGATCGGACGGGAGTCGATCGTCGAACCCAAATCATGCCCCGGAGCGCGGTGGAACCGACGCCGGACGTACAGACGTCGGAGCACCACCAGTATGAGTTCGAATCCACTGATCGAAGGGCTCTTTGATGCCCTCATCGCGGGCGATCGTCCGCTCGCACGCGCCGTTATTCACAATGCCGCACAGACCCTCCCGCCACAGGACATCCTCATCAATCTCCTCTGGCCCTCCTACGCGCTGCTCGACAAGATGCACCGCAAGGACCAACTCAGCAAACTCAGTTATCAGCTCGGCTCACGCCTCTTACGCGTGCTCGTCGATCAGGTCGCCGCAAACCTTCCTCTCACAGGCACCGGGCCCGGCGAAGGACGCACCATCTTCACCTGCTGTGGCCCAACAGACCCCGACGAGCTCGGCGCACAGATCGCCGTCGACCTCCTCGAATCTCACGGCTTCACAGTCCAATTCGTCGGAGGCAACGTCCCGCACGACGAGATCATCTCCGCCCTCAGTGAAGAACGACCCGCAGTCTTCCTCTGCTTCTGCTCATCACAGACAGACCTGCCCTACCTCCGCCTGATCTTCAACACCCTCCACGAAACCGGCATCTGCCCGGACATGCAGATCGCCGTCGGTGGGGGAGTCTTCAATCGTGCCGAAGGCCTCGCCGAAGAAATGGGCGCCGACGTCTGGGTGCAGGATCCTATCGAACTCGTCGAAGTCCTCATCCACGATCGAGACCTGCGCACCAGCGTCGCGCACCGCACGTTCGGCAAGCGCCGCCGCCGCTCCAAGCCCGCAGCATAATTAAAGCCCGCCCGCCAAGGCTCGCTTCAACCACACAAACGAAAAACCCCGGACACACGTCCGGGGTTTTATCAATTCATGGTGATTGTCGCTTCAGGATGAAGCAATCGGCTTACTTCACAGGCTCAAACCCGCCCGCACCCCGATCGCGATCAAGTTCAATCGAACCGCCACTCGGAGCACCCAGCGAGCGTGCCCCGCCCGATCCTCGAACGATGTAGATCTCGACGCGACGGTTCTCAGGCGTATTGCCGCTGGCAGTGTTCGGCACCGCAGGACGGAACTCGCCCCAACCTGCCGCCTCCATGCGCCCAGGCGTCACACCAAGCCCGATGAGCGCATCGCGCACCGCAATCGCCCGGTGCGCCGAAAGGTGCATGTTCGTCGCGTGACGCTGTGCCGTCGCCGCACTCACACGCTGCGAATCCGTATGCCCCACGATGCGAGCGTCATAGTTCATCGCATCCGACGAGTTGAGAATCCCCGCCAAGGCCCGCAGGCTGTCTCCCGCAGAAGCACGCACCACCGCAGAGCCCGAGTCAAACGTCAGATCGCTCGCAAACCGCAGCATCCCACGGTCAGCGTCATACGACACCAGCCCAGGATACCGGTTGGCAAGATCACGCAACGCACTATCCGTCACCGGGTCCAGTCGTGTCATCGACATCGACGCCAGATCATCCTCGAACTGCCTGATCCGCGCCTGCGCAGCCGCCAGCTGCTGCCTCAGCGTCGCGTTCTCGCCAGTCAATCCCGTGATCGAATCGCTCGCGCTGCCGGTCTCCCCGCGTAGCGAACTGATCAATCGATTCCGGTCATCAAGTTGTGCCTGAAGATCCGAATTCGTCGCCTTCAGGCTCCGGTTCGTGTCCACCAGACGGTCATACTCCTGCTGACTCACGCACCCGCCCAGACCCATAACGGAAAGGCACGCCAGAACGCTTCCCACCAGCCAGCGACGATGCTTCGACATGTTCATCTTCCATACTCCTTGCGACGGCACACCGCACGGATCGGTCCCGACCCGGCGCCCAACCCGGCGCCCAACATGGTACCCTCGTGCCAGCAACCATATCGGACTCGTCCCCGCTTTGCCATGAAAGACCTCATCACAGTTATCCCAGATCGCACTCCCACACTCGTCCTCCTCAGGCCCGACGCAGTATGGGATGCCCACCGGGATCCAAACATCGGAGCCTCGCTCCTGATCCTCATTGAACGCCATCACGACCAACTCACCCGCCTCCAGACACTCCAATGTTCCCCGTCTCTCGACGCCCCTTCCGGCACACTCACTCTCCCTCTCCCCGGCACCATCCTGCTCCCAGGGTTTGTCAATGCCCACACGCATCTCGATCTCACCGCCATAGGCCCACGACCAAGGCCCGCCGAATCAGCCTTCGCCGCTTGGCTCGACACCGTGCGCACATCGCGCCCGCAATCCGAACCCGACATCGCCGCTGCTGTCCGTCAGGGTGTCGAACGCTCACTCGCCGGAGGCGTCGTTGCAGTCGGCGACATCGCAGGCTGCACATCCACTGGTCCCACGCTCGCCCCATGGCACACACTCGCTGCATCGCCCTTGGCAGGTGTCAGTTTCCTCGAGTTCTTCGCCATCGGCAATCGCGCTCACGATCGCATCGCACACCTCCACCAACTCCTCAACTCCATTGCATCCCAACCACCCACATCCCACACCACCCGCCTCGGCCTCAGCCCACACTCTCCATACTCCGCCGAGCCCTCTGCCTTCGACGCCGCACTCCAACTCGCCTCAGCACACAACCTCCCCCTCACGACACACCTGGCCGAAACACTCGACGAACGCAACTTCATCCAGCACGCACAAGGTCCGCACCGCACATTCCTCGAGTCCCTCAGCCTTTTCCCCCCGCCCACCAGCGCACACTTCGGCCTCGGGCATCATCCCATCGAGCACCTCGCCCCATACCTCGCCCGCGCTCACTGGCTCTGCGCGCATTGCAACGACTGCCCCGACCACGCACTCGCCATCCTCGCCCGCTCTCGCGCAAGCGTCGCATACTGCCCGCGCGCCAGCGACTACTTCAACGCGCCACACTTCCTGGGCCCTCACCGCTATCGCGACATGCTCGCAGCCGGCATCAATGTCTGCCTCGGCACCGACTCCATCATCAACCTCCCCGCAGATCCACACGACCAATCCACAGGCTCCCTCTCAACGCTCGATGAAGCCCGCCTGCTCATCCATCGCGATGATCTCGACCCGCAGACCGCACTGGCCATGCTCACCACAAACGGCGCACGCGCCCTCGGCCTCGATCCCATCGCATGGACATTCACGCCCGGTGCCCCGCTCGCAGGCATCGTCGCCCTCCCCGCAGGCCCCAATCCAGCCGACGCTCTCACCGCCACACACAAGCCCGCACTGCTCGCAATCTGCGCCGCAAGCACCACCCACCCCTGATCGCATCGCGCCCGACTCAAGGGAACACGCCTCTCCCGCCGAACAGGCCAGAACGACCTAGAATCCAAACCGCTGGCCGGTGAGTGTCGCGAGTATTCTGTCGATCGTCCTCTGCCGTCGCCGCGGTCCACAAATGGGAGCGTCATGAGTCAAAAGTGGCAGCGTAGCAAGGCATGGGACGATCAACACTTTCCGTCCTGGGCATGGCCCTTCAAATTTCTCCTCCGCGCCTTCAGTTCCATCACCCTCGCAGTCATCGTCCTCGTCGGCGTCGCGCTCTACGCCGTCTTCGCATCCGTCCCCATCGGCATGCTCGCGCTCATTCCCACGTGGCTCATCAAGGTCGCCACCCTCGTTGTTCCTTTCACACTCATCGCCTTCCTCATCGTCCTCGTCGCCAATCGCCTCCCCCTCAAACGCACGGTCCGCTTCCCCCTCGTCCTCGGCCTGCTCATCCTTGTCGGCGTCGCCGGCACATCCTTCTGGGCCGCCAACGTCTGGCCCGCGCTGCACTATGACGCCGCCACAAACTCCGGCTTTCGCCTCTTCCCAGCCTTCGTCAGTCAATATCAGGCCATCACGCTCCGCCGCCTGCCTCCATTCGAAATGACCGAACTCGAGTTCTACTCCTGGTGGCCAATGCGGCTCCTGCTGATGACCTTCATCATCAACATGTTCATCGCCACCATCCGACGCATCGAGTTCACCTTCAAAAACATCGGCGTCCTCACCGTTCACACCGGCATCATCACCATCGCCCTCGGCAGCATCTACTACCAGAAACTCAAGAAAGAAGGCGACACCCTCCTCATCTCAGGCCGCGATGTCAGCGGTGCCGCCGCAATCGGCCCGCCCCAGGCAACCTTCTACGACAACACCGCCGTCGTTCTCTACGTCGCGCAGGATCACACCGGTCTCGGGCCCACCGCATGGGAACAACGTCCCATCAAGCGACTCCCACGCTACAACGACTACGCCCTCGACGTCGGCGACGAGCACGCACGCACCAGCCTCTGGCGCACCGGCTCAGCCTCCCCATGGCAAGGTACGCCACAACGCCCACTCAACATCCCACTCCCCCCGACCACACACCTCATCGACGACGACATCAACTTCCGCATCGTCGGCTACTGCTCCTATGGCCGACTTCAAAGCGATTATCTTGAAGTCGCCGACTCCCCCAACTTCGCCCGCGCAAACCCCCTCCGCGTCGTCTCCCTCTTCCTCAACATCCCCGATGACCAGGGACAGGTGCGCACAGGCCCCGCATTCGAATTCACGCTCCTCCCCAACGCGCCGATCCAGCGCATCAGCGAAAACGAAGCCTTCGGCCTCGAATACACCATCGGCATGGACCAACGCCGATGGGACACCCTCGCCCTCGATCTCCCGCCAGACACGTCACACGCCCTCTCCATCGAGATTCCCGGCGAACAACCCCTGCGCATCGTCACACCAATCGCAGTCGGCGACTCTCTCACCATCGGCGACTCCGGCTATCGCATCCAGGTCGAACAGATTTCTCCCACGCCTCCGATGCCCATCATCACGCGTGGCTACGAAGACGCCCCCAGCGCCGTCGCCATCGTTCGCATCACCAACCCCGCCGGGCAGTCCTACACACGCTGGCTCTACAGCCGTTTCTCCGAAATCAATCAGGACATCCTCGACGCAGTGGGGGAGGGAGGCCGTCCCCTCCGCCGCACCGCCGACCCCGCGATTCTCATCGACTTCATCGATGCGTCACGCTTGCAGGTCTATCTCGACGAGCGCGAGGATGGATCCCTGCGCGCCCTCGTCCGTCAGATGGGCGGCGAACTGCGCGTGCTCGATCACGTACCCGCAACCGACCGCATCACCGACGTCGTCGATCGCGTCGATCTCCAGGTCACAACGCGATGGCAGCACGCCGAACGCTTCGAACGCCCACGTCCCGTTCCACCAGAGCAGCAACAAACAAATCTCGTCGGCTCGCATCAGGAGGCCGCCGTCGCTGTCCAAGTCTCCGCCACCGTCCGAGGCGAGCAATGGGTCCGCACGCTCTGGGTCCCATTTTCGCAATACATGGGCATGGGCCCCGAGCGCGAGCGAGCCGTCAGGCTCCCCGATGGACGAGCGCTCAAACTCGCCTTCGGCCGCCGACAGCACCGCTTCCCCGACTTCCACGTTCAACTCGTCAACTTCGAAATGATCGCCTATGACCATCGCGGCGCGCCACGCGACTATCAATCCACCCTTCGCGTCAGCCCCACAACATTCACCGGCGACTCCCCTTCATTCAACGCCTACGAACACATCTGCAAACTCAACGCCCCGCTCCGCGCCCCGTATCACTGGGATGACAGCCGCACTCTTGTCTACAACCTCTCACGCCGCTTCTTCGCCGGCATCAATCCCAACCAGTACAAACTCAGCCAGTCCGGATGGGATCAGCAAGGCTGGAATCAGTCCCAGGAACTCGTCGACCAGGGAATCATCGACAAACCCCTCGCACAGTTCACCATCCTCGGCGTCGGCAACAACCCCGGCATCCACGTCGTCGCGTTCGGCAGCATACTCATGGGTATCGGAATCCCCTGGGCGTTCTACATCAAGCCATACCTCGTCCGTCGCGAAGCCGATCGACTTCGTCAAAAGGCCGCTGCCCAACGCCACGCACCCGCACAACAGCCATTGCAGGAGGTCGGAGCATGATGCGCACGATGCGATTGATATCCACTCTGTTCGTTCTCGTTGCCTTTACCGCCTCTTCTGCCGCGCAGACCGCGCCCGCAGGTAACGCACACCCCGAATCTCAGGACGTCTCTGCCGCATCTGTCCACGCCAGCGTCTTCGGCCAGGTTCGTCTCGATCAACCAGTCACGGTTGAACAAAAATCCGACTTCGCCAAATCCCTCGACCTTCGCCCGCTCGAAGATCTCGCTGTCCTCCACAACGGCCGCGTCAAGATCATGCACACCCTCGCACGCGAGACCGTCCACATCGTCACCGGCTCGCGCGCATACTTCGACCTCATCCCAGGCCCCACCAATAAATCCATCAAATTCAAGTACGCCCCCCTCTTCACCCTCCTCGACACCATCATCGATCCTGTCTACTACATCGACCGCCCCCTCATCCACGTCGACTATCTCCCACTTCGCCAGTCCTATCTCGATTTCGCTTTCAAGTCCGACGACCCCAAACGCGAACTCTGGCTCAAACTCACCCGCGTCTCGCCTCGCGTTGTCGATCATTTCTCAACCCCAATCTTCGAGGCTCATGGCGGCGACCCCACATACCGCCGCGGGCTCGACCGCGTCGAACGTGCAACGCGCCTCTTCCTCGGCTCCGAGCAGAACCTTCTCCTCGTCGCCCCCGAAATCAGCGACGCACGCTGGCAGCACCTCGCCGATCTCCCACCAGCTCACCCCGCACGCCAGGCCGCCCTCGCCCTCGGCCAGGCATGGCGCGCACGCGATGCCGACAGCGCCAACGCTGCAATCGTCGACCTCGCCGCCGTCCTCCCCACCATAAACCCCGCCGTCTACCCCACCGAGCGACGCTCTCTCGAACTCACCTACAACAAATCCAACGCCTTCGAACTCGGCTACTGGACATACCTCGTCAGTTTCCTCATGCTCATCCTCGCCTTCGGCACCGGACGCAAATGGCTCATCGCAGGAGGCATCGCAAC
This region of Phycisphaeraceae bacterium genomic DNA includes:
- a CDS encoding cobalamin-dependent protein (Presence of a B(12) (cobalamin)-binding domain implies dependence on cobalamin itself, in one of its several forms, or in some unusual lineages, dependence on a cobalamin-like analog.) — encoded protein: MSSNPLIEGLFDALIAGDRPLARAVIHNAAQTLPPQDILINLLWPSYALLDKMHRKDQLSKLSYQLGSRLLRVLVDQVAANLPLTGTGPGEGRTIFTCCGPTDPDELGAQIAVDLLESHGFTVQFVGGNVPHDEIISALSEERPAVFLCFCSSQTDLPYLRLIFNTLHETGICPDMQIAVGGGVFNRAEGLAEEMGADVWVQDPIELVEVLIHDRDLRTSVAHRTFGKRRRRSKPAA
- a CDS encoding amidohydrolase family protein, translating into MKDLITVIPDRTPTLVLLRPDAVWDAHRDPNIGASLLILIERHHDQLTRLQTLQCSPSLDAPSGTLTLPLPGTILLPGFVNAHTHLDLTAIGPRPRPAESAFAAWLDTVRTSRPQSEPDIAAAVRQGVERSLAGGVVAVGDIAGCTSTGPTLAPWHTLAASPLAGVSFLEFFAIGNRAHDRIAHLHQLLNSIASQPPTSHTTRLGLSPHSPYSAEPSAFDAALQLASAHNLPLTTHLAETLDERNFIQHAQGPHRTFLESLSLFPPPTSAHFGLGHHPIEHLAPYLARAHWLCAHCNDCPDHALAILARSRASVAYCPRASDYFNAPHFLGPHRYRDMLAAGINVCLGTDSIINLPADPHDQSTGSLSTLDEARLLIHRDDLDPQTALAMLTTNGARALGLDPIAWTFTPGAPLAGIVALPAGPNPADALTATHKPALLAICAASTTHP
- the ubiE gene encoding bifunctional demethylmenaquinone methyltransferase/2-methoxy-6-polyprenyl-1,4-benzoquinol methylase UbiE, yielding MNSASKTTNQDTVWTDATLTDPHHDADKPAKVRAMFSAIARSYDLNNRVHSLGQDQRWRKLAVRAAAVQSGDVVADVACGTGDLTHAFARTPASSILGLDFTRAMLDLAEHKRTTRSIPDPDRIRYLEADAQNLPLESGSVDVVSIAFGIRNVQNPDQALAEFARVLRPGGRLVILEFDRPAIAPVRWFNAFYCGWVMPRTATLISRDRSGAYRYLPRSVESFMSRTDLESAMNRHGFSQISSRPLSLGICTLYRAVRSGPQT
- a CDS encoding OmpA family protein → MSKHRRWLVGSVLACLSVMGLGGCVSQQEYDRLVDTNRSLKATNSDLQAQLDDRNRLISSLRGETGSASDSITGLTGENATLRQQLAAAQARIRQFEDDLASMSMTRLDPVTDSALRDLANRYPGLVSYDADRGMLRFASDLTFDSGSAVVRASAGDSLRALAGILNSSDAMNYDARIVGHTDSQRVSAATAQRHATNMHLSAHRAIAVRDALIGLGVTPGRMEAAGWGEFRPAVPNTASGNTPENRRVEIYIVRGSGGARSLGAPSGGSIELDRDRGAGGFEPVK
- the ccsA gene encoding cytochrome c biogenesis protein CcsA, with amino-acid sequence MMRTMRLISTLFVLVAFTASSAAQTAPAGNAHPESQDVSAASVHASVFGQVRLDQPVTVEQKSDFAKSLDLRPLEDLAVLHNGRVKIMHTLARETVHIVTGSRAYFDLIPGPTNKSIKFKYAPLFTLLDTIIDPVYYIDRPLIHVDYLPLRQSYLDFAFKSDDPKRELWLKLTRVSPRVVDHFSTPIFEAHGGDPTYRRGLDRVERATRLFLGSEQNLLLVAPEISDARWQHLADLPPAHPARQAALALGQAWRARDADSANAAIVDLAAVLPTINPAVYPTERRSLELTYNKSNAFELGYWTYLVSFLMLILAFGTGRKWLIAGGIATLVLAIGLHGFGFITRCLIAERFAIQNQFESMTGVSLFAALVGLAVMLARRQWLFGAAAAGTGFLVLIMATQTGIPGANIEREAAILNTSVLLKYHVTTVLTSYGLITLGFIISLFYLGTHYATKLFGERADLVAVASTAVLAPGTGTDVNTGPQRTLRDLDRATMTVLQLAFWTLGVGILLGAWWADHSWGRWWAFDPKETWALVTWIVYLIVIHVRQAGIRNRGLVTAWLSVVGFVVMLWTYFGVNLLLPGLHAYA